In the Mus caroli unplaced genomic scaffold, CAROLI_EIJ_v1.1 scaffold_17758_1, whole genome shotgun sequence genome, ATGtgcatctgcatacacacacatgagcacacacacaattaactaTGTAAAATAATTAAGCCACTGGGTGTAATGGCATAAGCCACTGAGTATTTTGGAGGCAAAGCCAgatgaatctctatgagttcaaggccctgTTGGTttgcataatgagttccaggacagctagggctacataatataaataaataagtaaataaataaatgccaccCTGGAGAAAGTTAGAGAGGTCTAGTTAGAAGAGAATTGGGTGTGGGTTGGGGAGGCTGTTCCTACCTGGCTAGAAGGCATAGGGGGAGAAGCCCGTGGTCTTGGTCAGGCCTTACAGGTTAAGGCTACCTCTTGGACTCTGTATTAATCACACTGGTCATTCAGGCAGTCCTTCTCCTTGTCCTTGCACATATCTCTGTGGACACAGACCTGGATACGGGACAGTCACATAGCACAGGGCATTATTGTCACCTTCTGGGAAGTGAGCTTATTGTAATTCTGTCCCTTACAGGTCTCTTCAGAGCAGCCTCTACTTCTGGGTCCTGGTGTCTCTGAAGTTGTTCCTGTTCCTGAGCATGCTTGGTGCTGTCCTCTGGGTAAACTTGCCTCAGAGGTGCTCTGGGGGAAGCAGCACTCAGCCCTGTTATGAGAACCAGTGAAGTCTGTTGACATCAAGGCCCTGTCCGTGGACACAGCTCCTCTGGTGGCTGAGGACAGCCAGTAAATACATATTTCTTGAGAATGCACTGAGACTTTTAGAAGATTCTTTGTGGTGTgtcaaaaacacaaaagaagttaCCAAATAAAATCCTATATATTTAAATGACTCCAGTCTAGGTAgttggctcaacagttaagagtacctgctgctcttttagaggtcctgagttagaTTCTCAgtaaccacaaggtggctcacaaccatctgtaaagagctctgatgccctcttctggcctgcaggtgttCATTCAGCTGGAACAGCCATATACATAATTAGCTAGCTGATTTTTCTGActtggtcttgtgcaggtaaccacagctgccgTGAGTTCATGATTGAGAGACAAGgccacacacagaacacagcagTCAGGGCACTCTCCTCCTCTAACCCTGGCTCTGgaattcttttttctccctcactGCCTTGGGGTGGGATGAGGGTGTTATATAGGGCCAAGTACTGGATGGTCACTCACACCACAGCAGAAGGAAGCATTTCCAATGGAGGGTAGTGCCAATTAAAGGTATAGAGGTGAATAATTGAGAAGGCAATTTGAGAGCTTGTCCAGTAAATATGTACCCCTTCCATGAGAAATACTCATGACACTGTGCCCTCCAGATTCAGTCATAGAAACTGGGCTATACTGATGATCTCCCTGTTTGACGGCACATCCCTGTTTCCCAGCCACCTTGGTGACAACCTGAGCCTAGCATTTCATACCCACTAAGCTTAAGTGTTTGCCACATGCATGCTCATGGGCTGGCCAAGGGTGTATTGCTTAACTTTCCTGTGTCTGATTGTTATATAAACagagttatatttttttctacatagGTACTTACTGTGGAACCTGGTccagaattcactatatagacaagATTGGATTTGAACTTACAGAAATTAATCTCCACCACCATACTAGCACCAGTGTTACTTTTTTCCAACACTGTTCTAGAGTAACCCAAAGCCTGGCACATAGAACAAGCATTCTGCCACACAGGTGCACTCCACTGTACCCTACTATCTGCCTGCCTTCCAGTCTGCCtatctgtttcttccttttctcccttccttccttccttccttccttcctcccttccttccttccttccttccttcctttcttcctttttctttggttaacaatgtctcactatatagcccaggctagtttccaaccccaatcctcctgcctctgcctccccggatctgggattataggcatgttcTACCATGCCCAGTAACATGCTTCATTTCTAAGCCTCATGACTTCATCATATAACATTGTGTTTCTGAGATTCACACAGCTGATATGTTGATGTTCTAACCTGCATCCTGCTGTGCTGCCCTCTGGTTGGTTATGTAAGTGCCCTGGGACATCGGGTTTTTTTCTTCTGCGGTTAAACACTTTAGagcctcttttcccttctcttctccctccgtccctctttctcctcttccaccctCCCCGACCCTGCTtttgttataaaagaaaacacaggctgGGATTACACATATCACCACGGCctgctttttatgtgagttcagCTGATCTGCCTCAGAACTTCAAGCTTGTACAGCAAGCCCTCTTGACTGAACTACTTCCACcgccttatatatatataatcagataGATACAAATAATTATAGccatagatatagatagagatagacatatagatagaGACATACAGAAGGAGATGTATCTTTTGATGAATGGCTTTTAATTGTACTGTAGCAAATGAGTCAATATTTCTCCTGTGACTTATGCCTTTGGCTTTCAATTAAGACATTATTATACCAAGACAAGCACATGATCACAATCCCAGCATacgagaggtagaggcaggagaatctggagtttcatcctcagctacatagtaaattccaggtcaTCTTAGACTACATACAACTCGGCCTCAAATATCAGTTAGGAGCTGGAGAGcaggctcagcagttacaagctgCTCATCCAGGTTTgcaccacacagcagctcacagtggTCTCTGACTCCATTTCTAGGGGATCCAACTTCCTCTTCTGCTCTGTCTGAGCACTGCCAGGTGCAATCACATGCATGGAGACACAAACACTCAGGCACATAAAAATGAACAGGgatattttcaaggaaaataaGCAACctaagaagatgaagaaaaagaggGGACTAGTAATAACAGCAGGAATAAGAGAAATGAGACCCTAAACATTAAATTGTTTTCCTCTATTGTAAACATCTTTGTTTTCAACTCCtcgcattttatttttaatgattattgaGTATagttgtgatgtgtgtgtgtgcttgcatgccaCAGTCCATGCAGACCTTCGTGGAATCCGTTCTCGCCTTCCACATTCACGTGAGTTTTGAGCACTGAATTCAGGCCACCCATCCTGTGGAGCATCATCAACCACTGAGCCAGCATGGTTCACACTGGTGCACTGTGGTCTTCTAGCTAGAGCTGTATTCTCAGGTCTATGTGCACAGCTCTCTTCTCTGCTATCAGTAAGTGTCCATCAGCACTGGCCAGGTCTCTGCTGCTTACATCTTAGGACAAGCCAATCAAGTTCCTAAAAGGAAAATCAAGTATGGGTTGGAGAGAGGATGGTTCAATGGAGAGCAGTGGCTGATCAGGCAGAGCtgctgagttcagatctcagggATGACCAGACAGCCTTCATCTTCACGGTGACCATGGAGGATCTGAGGATGAGTGATGCTGGCATTTACTGGTGTGGAATTGTCATAGCTGAACTTGACTCCATGTTTATAGTTAATGTGAACATTAACCCAGGTGAGAAAAAAAGTTCCAGAAAATCCTGATAGGGGTGAGGCCTAATCAGTGACCCTTGCGAAAGTCTTACTAGAAAAGATAAAGTGAATATACTCTATTTGTCCTGTTTTCTCCAAGAAAGAGGGTGAGGTGGGGAACCTTTGTCTTCTTGTATGCCTGTCTTAGATATTCTCAGTTCTACAGATCAGGGAATTGGACTCAGAATCCCATGTGTGCTAGCCAAGCACTTTGCCACTGAGCTAAAGTCTCTTCCTGAGACCCCGCTGCCCCCTTTAACATAACAGAAAGGAAGCTGCAGAACCTTTAATCCTGGGCAAGATTGAGTAACAAGGATGAGGTTTATCTGTTGCTTTAAACAactacaacaaagaaaaagacaaaattgtagctggggagatggctcagtgattaagagctctTCTAGAGAACTCTTTCAGTATTTCTGAATATGGCACACCAGGCAGTAATGAATATGCTCTGAAAGAagcaaggtttttgtttgtttggttggttggtttggtttgttttgtttttgtttgtttgtttgtttttgttttttgagacagggtttctctttgtaagcCCTGgatgtcatggaactcactctgtaaacaaggctggcctcaaacacagaaatccacctgcctctgcctcccaagtgctggaatcaaaggtgtgcgccaccactgcccagcacaggaAGCAAGTTTTAATGggaagttctttcttttctccacacaTCATCTTTCCTTAGGAAAGAATTCAAGTGttaggcctggtggcacacacttttaatcccagcactagggaggcagaggtagagagatctctgagtttgaggccagcctggcctacagagtgagtcccaaaTGATATGGGGCTACACAGAccaaccttgtctccaaaaataaataaaggaaggaaggaaagaaggaaggaaggaaggaaggaaggaaggaaggaaggaaggaaggaagaaagaaaggaaggaaggaaggaaaaaaggaagggaggaaggaagggaggaaggaaggatggaaggaaggaagtttttaatggtggctgggaattgagcccCTTAATTCCTAGTGGAAAGAACTTAACACCATACCAGAGCTGTACTATCCACAGGAGGACTAAACCATGATCTCTTGTATCTTTAGCCCCAGAAAGTTCAACTATGACCACCGTAGCCACAAATCTGACAGCCACACCACCAACCTTCGAGAACACTGGCAAGGAACAAGTGACTCAGAGCAGCTCCCACATCAGGTAAACAAAGCTGCACCCTGGCAGCTCCTTCCCACTGGACTGACCCTGAGGTCTCTCCTCAGGAGGGCCTCCTGATAGAAGATAAGTGCCCAGGAATCCTGGGATTCAGGAAAACCAATTATATCTTGACAAGTATATTCCAAGTGTTGTTTAACATGGCTATATTCATTTATCTGAATACCAAATTGATGtgtccatattttaaatttatttgctaACCTCAGTACCTATCCTGTAGAAACACTAGGGCTNGCAGATTCTCATGTCCAAGCCTGAGGTGGGCCCCCCAGTCCTTTCACCTTTTAGTACACCAACGCTCCCCTTCTAAGCCTCAGCTGCAGGAAGGTAAAGCCTTCACCTTAGTGATAGGACAGACTGAACACAGCTTTTGTGTCTCCCCTGTATGTCCCCTCAGAGGGCATGACAGAGGGCCACAGTAGGGTCTCCTCTGAGATGGAAGAGATCCCTCTCCCATCAGCTTCAGGTTTCAGCCTATAATTAAATCTCCTTGTCCCTATCCAACTATGCCAAGAgacaatggggggggggtctccGCAGTGCAGAGGAGGAGTAGGAAATT is a window encoding:
- the LOC110288503 gene encoding CMRF35-like molecule 5, with translation MVQWRAVADQAELLSSDLRDDQTAFIFTVTMEDLRMSDAGIYWCGIVIAELDSMFIVNVNINPAPESSTMTTVATNLTATPPTFENTGKEQVTQSSSHIRSLLSNIYFLLMVFVELPVFLSMLSAVLWVTRPQRCFWGGEIDLVKTHSPVA